From Cucumis melo cultivar AY chromosome 1, USDA_Cmelo_AY_1.0, whole genome shotgun sequence, a single genomic window includes:
- the LOC103497593 gene encoding ethylene-responsive transcription factor-like protein At4g13040 — translation MVSLRRRRLLGLCSGKSSFVAPLPKFSDHETAPENPSPSNKLITLHPKSSDDVNIKDRSSIVNMESSFTNALEWTSLSEQSNQPISGHPLKHRKRHRRKNSHNQELSIMRGVYFKNMKWQAAIKVDKKQIHLGTFGSQEEAAHLYDRAAFVCGREPNFELSDEEKQELQKFKWEDFLAMTRHAITNKKHKRLSVNAGTSPKKLEASSLQIENTELKHRFNESPLPEDINFT, via the exons ATGGTGAGCTTAAGAAGACGCAGGCTGTTAGGACTATGCTCCG GGAAAAGTTCATTTGTAGCTCCACTTCCTAAGTTTTCAGATCATGAAACCGCTCCTGAAAATCCTAGTCCAAGCAACAAACTCATCACTTTGCATCCAAAGTCTTCTGATGATGTTAACATCAAAGATAGG AGCTCTATTGTAAATATGGAATCCAGTTTCACAAATGCTTTGGAATGGACCTCACTGAGTGAACAGTCTAATCAGCCTATTTCAG GGCATCCACTGAAGCATAGAAAGAGACATAGGAGAAAGAACTCTCATAATCAAGAACTATCAATCATGAGGGGTGTCTACTTCAAGAACATGAAATGGCAGGCTGCAATTAAGGTCGACAAGAAACAGATACATTTGGGAACGTTCGGTTCACAAGAAGAGGCTGCACATTTGTACGACAG AGCTGCCTTCGTGTGTGGAAGGGAACCGAATTTCGAACTCTCTGATGAAGAGAAACAAGAACTCCAAAAGTTCAAATGGGAAGACTTCCTTGCTATGACTCGACATGCAATTACGAACAAAA AGCACAAGAGACTTAGTGTTAACGCGGGAACATCACCAAAGAAACTTGAAGCATCGTCGCTGCAAATCGAGAACACTGAATTGAAGCACAGATTCAACGAGTCTCCACTGCCAGAAGACATTAACTTCACTTAA